The Nitrospira sp. genome window below encodes:
- a CDS encoding ABC transporter permease: MAWRESRATWRHFLYFLVCIAIGVGAVTGVSLFGAQVERAVTKEAHGLLGGDLEIRLSHLISPKGQEVLDSLSDRGVALTHVSELIAMAARAGSSGTGQLTQIIELKSVEPGYPLYGTLRLEPQGNLVDLLARQTGRCPHRTCFGVVVQESLLIRMGLAMGDQLRIGQGLFIITGLVRTEPDRMASAFSLGPRVLISREGLAAADLIKMGSRIRERYLLKIPNTMAPELLLYELRERLAADSVRVSTYREAQPQLKQSLEQLTRYLGLIGLTALFVGGLGVATSVHAFVREKLNTIAILKTVGAESPTIIWTYGLQAMILGMIGSMVGLMLGVLLHQGGPWMIAALMASDLLDQLGFAANGMELALAPLVKGLALGMLSTLLFTLWPLLTIRDVKPAWIFRREIAPLTPTTNPPTAAWWAAWRKLDRVKILVSVGIGSGLALLSVWQAGSWKVGLLFVLAFAAAVLLLGGSARGVLMGLKKWPRFGPLVLRQAFGNVVRPGSQAVSITIAIGIAVMVVTTVSLVERSLLTQVADNRPTDAPTFFFIDIQPDQEDGMAALLRQRSSDPNPQLIPLVRSRLSAVKGEPVKFEATSEEEERKEKKSQKEERRKKWYLTREYVLTFLQDLPKDNKVVEGEWWKLGQIFTKPLISIEEDAAKQLGLTIGDTVELDIQGVPITGAISSIRQVEWGNFSTNFYMIVSPGALDGAPHTFVATVHVAPSEELALQQAVVASFPNVTAINMGDVLDSFALVLDRLSLAIRAVALFCVLSGGLVMAAALAATRYRRLYESVILKALGATRGLIVRSFAAEYALLGALGGFLGCALASALSWAVLSLVFDLSWSLEPTVLAMGFTATTILTMLVGFLSTYRLLGQPPLAVLRQE; encoded by the coding sequence ATGGCATGGCGAGAGTCACGCGCGACATGGCGACACTTTCTCTATTTCTTGGTCTGTATTGCAATCGGTGTGGGAGCGGTGACCGGGGTCTCTCTTTTCGGAGCGCAGGTAGAACGAGCCGTGACCAAAGAAGCGCACGGCTTACTTGGAGGAGACCTTGAAATCCGGCTCTCTCACCTGATCAGTCCCAAAGGCCAGGAAGTTCTTGATTCGTTGAGCGATCGTGGAGTCGCTCTTACCCACGTCAGCGAGCTCATCGCGATGGCCGCGAGAGCCGGATCATCCGGGACTGGGCAGCTGACTCAGATCATTGAGCTGAAATCCGTCGAGCCTGGGTATCCTCTGTATGGCACGCTTCGACTGGAACCACAGGGCAACTTAGTGGACCTTCTTGCCCGGCAAACCGGACGGTGCCCACACCGGACCTGTTTTGGAGTGGTCGTGCAGGAGTCTCTCCTGATCCGGATGGGGCTCGCGATGGGAGATCAGCTTAGGATCGGACAAGGTCTGTTCATCATCACCGGGCTGGTCAGGACGGAACCGGATCGCATGGCTAGCGCCTTCAGCCTTGGACCTCGAGTCTTGATCTCGCGAGAGGGGCTTGCCGCAGCCGACCTGATCAAAATGGGCAGCAGGATTCGTGAGCGATATCTACTGAAAATCCCAAACACTATGGCGCCCGAGCTGCTGCTCTACGAACTGAGAGAACGCCTTGCGGCGGACTCGGTTCGCGTATCGACTTACCGAGAGGCACAACCACAGTTAAAGCAGTCTTTGGAGCAGCTGACGCGTTATTTGGGCCTAATCGGATTGACGGCGCTGTTTGTAGGAGGCCTGGGGGTCGCCACGTCGGTGCATGCCTTTGTGCGGGAAAAGTTGAATACGATCGCCATTTTGAAGACGGTCGGCGCAGAGTCACCTACGATCATTTGGACCTATGGATTACAGGCAATGATTCTTGGGATGATCGGAAGCATGGTCGGGCTGATGCTTGGTGTGCTGCTCCACCAAGGAGGTCCATGGATGATTGCGGCCCTGATGGCATCGGATCTTCTTGACCAATTGGGATTCGCCGCGAATGGGATGGAGCTTGCCCTCGCTCCTCTTGTAAAGGGGTTGGCACTGGGCATGCTGTCCACACTGCTCTTTACACTGTGGCCGCTGTTGACCATCCGCGATGTCAAGCCTGCTTGGATCTTCCGCCGTGAGATTGCTCCACTGACGCCGACGACAAACCCTCCAACGGCTGCATGGTGGGCTGCTTGGCGCAAACTCGACAGGGTAAAGATCTTGGTGTCGGTCGGGATTGGCTCAGGATTGGCGCTCTTGTCAGTATGGCAAGCGGGGTCTTGGAAGGTCGGGCTGCTCTTCGTCCTGGCCTTCGCGGCTGCGGTCCTGCTGTTGGGTGGGTCGGCACGTGGGGTACTCATGGGCCTGAAGAAATGGCCACGTTTCGGGCCCCTCGTCCTTCGTCAAGCGTTTGGCAATGTCGTACGTCCAGGTAGCCAGGCAGTGAGCATCACGATTGCGATCGGCATCGCCGTCATGGTCGTGACGACCGTGTCGCTCGTCGAGCGTTCGCTCCTCACACAAGTGGCCGACAATCGGCCGACCGACGCCCCAACGTTTTTTTTCATCGATATCCAACCTGACCAGGAAGACGGGATGGCTGCGCTCCTGCGCCAACGGTCCAGTGATCCAAACCCTCAGTTGATACCTCTGGTGCGATCACGGCTATCAGCCGTCAAGGGCGAACCAGTGAAGTTTGAAGCGACGTCCGAGGAAGAAGAGCGGAAGGAGAAAAAGTCCCAGAAGGAAGAACGGCGGAAGAAGTGGTACCTGACACGCGAATACGTCCTGACGTTCCTCCAGGATCTCCCGAAAGACAATAAGGTCGTAGAAGGCGAGTGGTGGAAGCTGGGACAGATCTTCACCAAACCGCTGATCTCGATCGAGGAGGATGCGGCGAAGCAACTGGGCCTTACAATTGGAGACACTGTCGAGCTCGACATCCAGGGGGTACCCATCACCGGAGCGATCAGCAGCATTCGACAAGTGGAGTGGGGGAATTTTTCCACGAACTTCTACATGATTGTTTCGCCGGGCGCCCTCGATGGAGCCCCACATACCTTTGTAGCCACCGTTCACGTGGCGCCATCCGAAGAACTGGCGTTACAGCAAGCGGTCGTCGCATCCTTTCCCAACGTAACCGCGATCAATATGGGCGACGTCCTCGACAGTTTTGCCCTGGTACTTGATCGATTGTCTCTCGCTATCCGTGCCGTGGCCTTGTTCTGTGTGCTGTCAGGAGGTCTGGTGATGGCAGCGGCCCTGGCGGCGACGCGCTATCGTCGGTTGTACGAATCAGTCATCCTAAAAGCCCTGGGGGCGACTCGCGGCCTGATTGTACGCTCGTTTGCTGCCGAATACGCGCTCTTGGGAGCGCTGGGTGGGTTTCTGGGATGTGCATTGGCCAGCGCTCTGTCCTGGGCTGTGTTATCGCTAGTGTTCGACCTCTCTTGGAGCCTTGAACCAACGGTGCTGGCCATGGGCTTCACAGCCACGACCATACTCACCATGCTGGTCGGGTTTCTCAGCACCTACCGGCTACTCGGCCAGCCACCGTTGGCGGTGCTTCGCCAGGAATAG
- a CDS encoding ABC transporter ATP-binding protein, which produces MITVKDVSMVLPAASRSVTILGHITFEIPAKQTVAIVGPSGSGKSTLLGLMAGLDRPTTGSIHLDGTDITSMGESQMARFRREKVGYIFQSFHLIPTLTAIENVSVPLELKGASHVGDRAAELLAAVGLSDRVGHYPVQLSGGEQQRVAVARAFACRPPILLADEPTGNLDSSTGAHVIELLLSLHRDYGTTLVLVTHDAALASSMQRVLSLRDGHLESDSMPASSEFLNDFSAGSLSAERAPSADPLALDSFPTFGS; this is translated from the coding sequence ATGATCACCGTGAAAGATGTTTCGATGGTCTTGCCCGCGGCAAGTCGTTCTGTCACGATCCTCGGCCACATCACCTTTGAAATCCCTGCAAAGCAGACCGTGGCCATTGTGGGTCCGTCCGGGAGCGGAAAGTCGACATTGCTCGGTTTGATGGCCGGCCTCGATCGACCGACCACTGGATCAATTCACCTGGATGGAACAGACATTACGAGTATGGGTGAGAGTCAGATGGCCCGCTTCCGACGTGAAAAGGTGGGTTATATCTTCCAATCGTTTCACCTCATCCCCACCCTTACGGCTATCGAGAACGTCTCCGTTCCACTGGAGCTCAAGGGAGCAAGCCACGTCGGCGACCGCGCGGCTGAATTGTTGGCTGCGGTCGGACTGTCCGATCGTGTGGGGCACTATCCGGTTCAGTTATCCGGGGGAGAACAACAGCGAGTCGCCGTGGCGCGGGCTTTTGCCTGTCGACCGCCGATCTTGTTGGCGGATGAGCCGACGGGGAACCTCGACAGTTCTACCGGTGCCCATGTCATTGAGTTGCTGCTTTCACTCCACCGAGATTACGGCACCACCCTCGTGCTTGTGACGCACGACGCGGCGTTGGCCTCATCGATGCAGCGTGTGCTGTCACTCCGCGACGGACACCTTGAGTCGGACAGCATGCCTGCATCGTCGGAGTTCCTCAACGACTTCTCCGCAGGCTCGCTGAGTGCGGAGCGAGCGCCCTCCGCTGATCCGTTAGCGTTGGATTCCTTCCCCACATTCGGGTCATGA
- the rpiA gene encoding ribose-5-phosphate isomerase RpiA: MTSGDLDSLKRAAALKAIEFVRDGMVVGLGTGSTAKHMLVALGERVRSGMKLRGVATSQETAMLARESGIPLIDSEDRWEIDVAIDGADQVDPDFNLIKGGGGALLKEKIVAGSAQQFIVMVDHTKQVPVLGGSFPLPIEVIPFGWGSTAREIEALTKSRVVLRECNGFPFKTEAGHLIVDAHIARIDRPGELETALNLIPGVVETGLFVGRTNVLIVGTPEGVHTLHAPRK; this comes from the coding sequence ATGACCTCCGGCGATCTCGACAGCCTCAAAAGAGCTGCTGCTCTAAAGGCCATTGAATTTGTTCGAGACGGGATGGTTGTCGGACTAGGGACAGGATCGACGGCAAAGCATATGCTCGTCGCCCTCGGCGAACGAGTCCGTAGCGGCATGAAACTACGAGGCGTCGCAACGTCGCAAGAAACCGCCATGCTCGCCAGAGAGTCCGGTATTCCTCTCATCGACTCAGAAGATCGGTGGGAGATCGATGTTGCCATCGACGGAGCCGATCAGGTCGATCCCGACTTCAATCTGATCAAGGGTGGCGGCGGAGCGCTCTTAAAAGAAAAAATCGTGGCGGGGTCGGCGCAACAATTCATTGTGATGGTCGACCACACCAAGCAAGTACCGGTGCTCGGAGGGTCCTTCCCGCTGCCTATCGAGGTCATTCCCTTTGGGTGGGGCAGCACTGCGCGCGAAATTGAAGCGCTCACCAAGAGTCGCGTCGTGTTACGAGAGTGCAACGGGTTCCCATTTAAGACCGAGGCCGGTCATCTTATCGTTGATGCTCATATCGCCCGCATCGATCGGCCTGGTGAATTGGAAACAGCACTGAATCTGATCCCCGGTGTCGTGGAAACGGGACTCTTTGTCGGTCGGACGAACGTCTTGATCGTTGGTACGCCGGAAGGCGTTCACACCCTCCATGCTCCAAGGAAATGA
- the pgl gene encoding 6-phosphogluconolactonase yields MSVTPEIHVSHDVQECVQKAAAFILTVSERAIRSTGRCLIALSGGSTPRSLYRTLREPDWSVRFNWSRIFFLFGDERCTPPEHPESNFGMAQTELFQPLNIRADHISRMKGEYEDPMAAAQEYEETIRRLIQCPVPDLPRLDLILLGLGEDGHTASLFPGTVALREQSKIVTVGHAPAGIRSRLTFTLGVLNRAAVILFLVTGSGKAEMARRVIESESERDRSLPAAKVSPESGRLVWMLDQAAAQQLTQERSQREVT; encoded by the coding sequence ATGTCCGTCACCCCGGAAATCCATGTTTCGCACGACGTTCAGGAATGCGTGCAGAAAGCAGCCGCCTTCATCCTTACCGTCAGTGAGCGAGCGATTCGATCCACCGGTCGATGTCTGATCGCACTCTCGGGAGGATCTACACCGAGAAGTCTCTACCGAACCTTACGCGAACCTGACTGGAGCGTACGTTTCAACTGGTCGAGAATCTTTTTCTTATTTGGAGACGAACGGTGCACCCCACCTGAACACCCCGAGAGCAATTTTGGCATGGCTCAGACGGAGCTGTTTCAGCCGTTGAATATTCGGGCCGATCATATTTCTCGCATGAAGGGTGAGTATGAGGACCCCATGGCCGCGGCTCAGGAATACGAGGAAACGATTCGAAGACTTATCCAATGTCCTGTTCCAGATCTCCCCCGCCTAGACTTGATCCTACTCGGCCTCGGCGAAGACGGCCATACGGCATCGCTCTTTCCCGGTACCGTTGCCCTCCGAGAACAATCCAAGATCGTCACGGTCGGCCATGCCCCCGCAGGCATCAGGTCCCGCCTCACGTTCACCCTAGGTGTTCTGAATCGAGCTGCTGTGATACTGTTTCTGGTGACCGGCTCAGGTAAAGCAGAGATGGCCCGTCGGGTCATCGAATCTGAATCCGAGAGGGATCGCTCCTTGCCGGCGGCGAAGGTATCGCCGGAATCCGGTCGACTCGTGTGGATGCTCGATCAAGCCGCTGCGCAACAGCTCACGCAGGAGCGATCACAGAGAGAGGTGACATGA
- a CDS encoding arylesterase, translating into MKQFHDIVVPAFLMLLGPLTSEAISSSASDDRPRIVAFGDSLTAGLGVEADESYPAQLQRRLDSLGYNYRVINAGVSGDTTAGGLRRVAWILNNKPELVILELGANDGLRGLSIDHAKSNLRQIIRQLQEGGTTVVLAGMKLPPNYGHEYTARFEAMYRMLAKEYELALIPFFLEGVGGSSSLNQADGIHPTREGYEIIVDQVLKVLRPVLNERLRNPSALQKQS; encoded by the coding sequence ATGAAACAATTTCATGACATAGTCGTGCCAGCCTTCTTGATGCTGCTTGGGCCGCTCACGTCGGAAGCGATCTCTTCTTCAGCCTCAGACGATAGACCACGCATCGTGGCATTTGGTGACAGTCTCACGGCCGGGCTTGGGGTGGAGGCCGATGAATCCTACCCGGCTCAGCTTCAACGTCGACTGGACAGCCTCGGCTACAACTATCGGGTGATCAACGCCGGTGTGAGCGGTGACACGACGGCCGGTGGACTTCGACGAGTAGCCTGGATCCTCAATAACAAGCCTGAGCTGGTGATTCTCGAATTGGGCGCGAACGATGGGCTTCGAGGGCTCTCGATCGATCACGCAAAAAGCAACCTTCGTCAGATCATCCGACAATTACAGGAGGGCGGTACGACGGTGGTCCTGGCTGGGATGAAGTTGCCACCGAATTATGGACATGAGTACACGGCACGGTTCGAAGCCATGTACCGGATGCTGGCCAAAGAGTACGAGCTTGCCCTGATCCCCTTCTTCCTCGAAGGGGTAGGCGGTTCGTCCTCGTTGAATCAGGCTGACGGCATTCATCCGACTAGGGAAGGCTATGAGATTATCGTCGACCAGGTGCTCAAAGTTCTCAGGCCAGTCCTGAATGAACGGTTACGCAACCCCTCGGCTCTTCAAAAGCAAAGTTGA
- a CDS encoding L,D-transpeptidase encodes MGRLLLPTSAAVLLLLLLLLLVVIARTPSLVAHKAPQAVHQPAVRDNTGLRTMQARYKALSKQLSQLMPNQPYILVDTARNRLYVKHQGQVVLDAIASTGSGTILDKPGEGNNQWVFDTPRGEFLVKSRLTNPTWIKPDWAFIEEGLAVPRNAADRAEQGVLGEYALGFGQGYFIHGTLYTRLLGKNVTHGCIRLNDNDLKGVYKLARVGTPIMIF; translated from the coding sequence ATGGGCCGACTTCTTCTTCCAACTTCAGCGGCGGTCTTACTGCTACTCTTACTGCTACTACTGGTCGTGATTGCTCGGACCCCCAGTCTCGTAGCACACAAAGCTCCCCAAGCCGTTCACCAGCCGGCTGTCCGGGACAACACCGGTCTTCGTACAATGCAAGCCCGGTATAAGGCGCTCTCCAAGCAGCTGTCCCAACTCATGCCGAACCAGCCATACATCTTAGTCGACACGGCCCGCAACCGACTCTATGTCAAGCACCAAGGGCAAGTCGTCCTCGATGCGATTGCTTCGACCGGTAGCGGGACCATTCTTGACAAGCCCGGTGAAGGTAACAACCAGTGGGTCTTCGATACGCCCCGAGGAGAATTTCTCGTCAAGTCGAGACTGACCAATCCCACCTGGATCAAGCCCGATTGGGCATTCATCGAAGAAGGACTCGCGGTGCCACGAAATGCCGCCGACCGTGCCGAGCAGGGGGTCCTCGGCGAATATGCCTTGGGATTCGGCCAAGGCTATTTCATCCATGGGACCTTGTATACCCGTTTGTTGGGAAAAAACGTGACGCACGGATGCATCCGGCTCAATGACAACGACCTTAAAGGTGTCTACAAGCTCGCTCGAGTAGGGACACCGATCATGATCTTTTGA
- a CDS encoding PilZ domain-containing protein codes for MSDLHCPACGASKIRLAHRRSLSDILLGGLTIYPFRCQLCADRFRTFLGRRTPNPRRSFERVAVSFPVWFKPRRSSAYSEVGYEGVIDNLSIRGCRIRSTAPIRVGSRLEMEFQHSNDSFPITIDEAVVRSLSNGAIGLRFTRLRRSDERRIRQLIDVWLSELLPSNP; via the coding sequence ATGTCCGACCTCCATTGTCCGGCCTGCGGGGCGAGCAAAATCAGGCTCGCTCACAGAAGATCTCTTTCTGATATTCTGCTGGGCGGTCTGACGATTTACCCGTTTCGGTGCCAGCTCTGCGCCGACCGCTTCCGCACATTCCTCGGGCGTCGCACGCCCAATCCTCGTCGCAGCTTCGAGCGCGTCGCGGTCTCCTTCCCGGTCTGGTTCAAGCCTCGCCGATCCTCAGCCTACTCCGAAGTGGGATATGAGGGCGTGATTGACAATCTGTCGATTCGTGGATGCCGAATTCGTTCCACCGCTCCGATTAGGGTCGGCTCACGGCTCGAAATGGAATTCCAGCATTCCAACGATTCCTTCCCGATTACGATCGATGAAGCAGTAGTGCGATCGTTATCCAATGGGGCGATCGGCCTGCGCTTCACCCGCCTCCGTCGAAGCGATGAGCGGCGCATTCGCCAGCTTATCGATGTGTGGCTGTCCGAACTCTTGCCGTCCAACCCGTAG
- the glk gene encoding glucokinase: protein MILAGDIGATKTNLALYEWTNARAEPLRMERFTSGEYKSLEDILVEFLTPPNQPSPETSLEIEDIHQREKPPIPPAKPVQLRAACFGVAGPVIDNRCQTTNLPWAIDGLTIAKQFGIPRVQLLNDLEATAYGLLWLRPDELEVLNPGNPPNKRQALALIAAGTGLGEGILFWDGKTYHPMPSEGGHSDFAPNNDQEIELLRYLRSQYLHVSYERILSGPGVHAIYEFLRDTKKNEPTWLAQKINVGDPAAEIAQAGLQGQAEIATQALDLFASIYGAEAGNLALKALSLDGVYIGGGIAPKLITKLQDGTFMKAFTNKGRYKRLMTQIPVKIIMNQQTALIGAASVAGALSLTSAP, encoded by the coding sequence ATGATTCTTGCTGGAGACATTGGGGCAACAAAAACAAACTTGGCCCTTTATGAGTGGACCAACGCACGGGCGGAACCCCTGCGTATGGAGAGGTTTACAAGTGGTGAGTACAAATCGCTCGAGGATATTCTCGTCGAGTTCCTAACACCACCGAACCAGCCATCTCCTGAAACCTCGCTAGAAATCGAAGACATACACCAACGCGAAAAGCCCCCTATCCCACCTGCTAAGCCGGTGCAGCTGAGAGCGGCCTGTTTTGGAGTCGCGGGACCGGTTATCGACAATCGTTGCCAAACGACGAATCTCCCCTGGGCTATCGACGGCCTGACCATCGCCAAGCAGTTCGGTATTCCGCGCGTGCAGTTACTCAATGATCTGGAAGCAACCGCCTATGGACTTCTATGGCTGCGTCCAGACGAGCTTGAGGTGCTGAATCCCGGCAATCCTCCGAACAAACGCCAGGCATTGGCACTCATTGCCGCGGGCACAGGACTGGGTGAAGGCATCTTATTCTGGGACGGCAAAACATACCATCCCATGCCGTCTGAAGGAGGTCATTCGGATTTTGCTCCAAACAATGATCAAGAAATCGAACTGCTTCGATACCTGCGGAGCCAGTATCTCCACGTCAGCTATGAGCGGATTCTCTCCGGCCCCGGAGTCCACGCGATTTATGAGTTCTTGCGCGACACGAAGAAGAACGAACCGACATGGCTTGCACAAAAGATTAACGTCGGCGATCCAGCCGCCGAGATTGCCCAAGCCGGGTTGCAAGGACAAGCCGAGATTGCCACCCAGGCATTGGATCTCTTTGCCTCGATCTATGGGGCAGAAGCCGGCAATCTCGCCTTGAAGGCGCTCTCCCTTGACGGTGTGTATATTGGTGGCGGGATTGCTCCGAAGCTCATCACCAAGCTTCAAGACGGCACATTCATGAAAGCCTTTACCAATAAGGGTCGCTACAAGCGACTCATGACTCAGATACCAGTGAAAATCATCATGAACCAGCAAACGGCCTTGATCGGTGCGGCGTCCGTCGCAGGGGCGCTCTCCCTCACCTCCGCGCCATGA
- a CDS encoding M1 family metallopeptidase, translating into MCPDDVPGSDDPYRLPRHVIPTRYDLRFEPDLAAATFTGRATITITVKQLTQTILLNAVDLVLQSALVEDANRRHVGARLELDEKSQRARLSFQEALPPGEWRLHLSFHGQLNDQLRGFYRSTYKDASGALQTLAATQFEATDARRAFPCWDEPDFKAVFATTLVIDPDLTAISNTSVTSEHVEADKKLVRFADTIKMSTYLVAFVVGRMEATESVCVGKTPLRLWTVPGKQPLTPFGHEIAVASLNFFEGYYGIPYPGDKLDLVAIPDFASGAMENLGAITFRETALLVDQQTAAHAELERVADVVAHENAHMWFGDLVTMSWWNGLWLNEAFATFMEMLAVDAWKPEWKRWESFSVARAAAFSVDGLVSTRPIEYPVHAPKDADAMFDILTYEKGASVLRMLEQHIGPTVFRDGVRQYLRTHAYANADTKDLWTALGTVAKQPVPDLMNGWIFQPGFPLVTAEVHDNELRLSQQRFTYLEPESVSKQLWQVPVQLRLMVGDRLEHRRLLLTERETTIEIPAGTTSVFVNEGGHGFYRVRHRRPLLQNLLDQGLNRLAAIERFALVSDTWATTVAGMTPLSEYLQLTAHFKNERDKNVWAVLLDSFSFLNRTIAPEDRATLEALVRDRVKPAVTDLGWEPRPAESDLVRQLRGDLLGALGRLGNDPGTQHETTERYQRYRTDATTVDPNIVPALVAILAHTGDEARYDEFLELYRTASTPQEERRYLFSLAAFQPKELLKRTLARTINGEIRTQDAPFIVGAMLMSVYSCEITWHFVKANWVHMDRLFPKQGLRRMCGAIAGLTTSDLEQDVREFFTSRKIDLGGKTLDQYLEQLRIAVSFREREGRTIRAALASSVGA; encoded by the coding sequence ATGTGTCCAGATGATGTTCCAGGCAGCGACGACCCCTATCGGCTTCCGCGACATGTGATCCCAACACGCTACGACCTACGGTTTGAACCTGATCTCGCGGCCGCAACATTCACGGGCCGGGCGACGATCACGATCACGGTCAAACAGCTCACGCAGACCATCCTGTTGAACGCCGTCGATCTTGTGCTTCAATCAGCGCTGGTCGAGGACGCGAATCGGCGGCATGTGGGAGCACGCCTCGAGTTAGACGAAAAATCACAACGCGCCAGGCTCTCTTTTCAAGAAGCCCTCCCGCCCGGCGAGTGGCGTCTGCACCTTTCCTTTCATGGGCAACTGAACGATCAGCTTCGGGGCTTCTATCGCAGTACCTACAAAGATGCTTCAGGAGCGCTGCAGACGTTGGCCGCCACGCAGTTCGAAGCCACCGACGCGCGCCGAGCCTTTCCTTGTTGGGACGAGCCGGATTTTAAGGCGGTCTTCGCGACGACGCTCGTGATCGATCCTGATCTCACAGCCATCTCAAATACGTCGGTCACATCGGAGCACGTTGAAGCCGACAAGAAACTGGTCCGCTTTGCGGACACCATCAAGATGTCGACCTATCTCGTGGCCTTCGTGGTCGGTCGTATGGAGGCAACGGAGTCGGTATGCGTCGGTAAGACACCTCTTCGGCTGTGGACGGTCCCAGGGAAACAACCACTCACGCCGTTCGGACATGAGATTGCCGTAGCGTCTCTGAATTTTTTTGAGGGCTACTATGGCATTCCGTACCCTGGAGACAAACTGGATCTTGTCGCGATTCCGGACTTTGCTTCCGGGGCGATGGAGAACCTCGGTGCCATCACGTTCCGTGAGACCGCATTACTCGTCGATCAACAGACTGCAGCCCATGCTGAGCTGGAACGGGTGGCCGACGTGGTAGCCCATGAGAACGCCCATATGTGGTTCGGCGACCTAGTCACCATGTCCTGGTGGAACGGACTCTGGCTGAACGAGGCCTTCGCGACGTTCATGGAAATGTTGGCCGTGGACGCCTGGAAACCGGAATGGAAACGATGGGAGAGTTTCAGCGTCGCACGAGCCGCTGCGTTCTCGGTCGATGGGCTGGTGAGCACCAGACCGATCGAATACCCCGTTCACGCACCCAAGGATGCCGATGCCATGTTCGATATCCTGACTTATGAAAAAGGGGCGTCGGTTCTTCGGATGCTGGAGCAACATATCGGCCCCACGGTGTTCCGGGACGGTGTGCGACAGTACCTTCGTACCCATGCCTATGCCAACGCCGATACGAAGGATTTGTGGACGGCCCTCGGCACGGTCGCCAAGCAACCGGTGCCGGACCTGATGAACGGCTGGATCTTTCAACCAGGCTTCCCGTTGGTAACAGCTGAGGTACATGACAACGAGCTGCGGCTCTCGCAGCAGCGATTCACCTATCTGGAGCCAGAGTCGGTGTCAAAGCAGCTGTGGCAGGTTCCGGTCCAGCTTCGTCTGATGGTCGGAGATCGGCTGGAACATCGCCGGCTGCTGTTGACAGAACGGGAGACGACCATAGAGATTCCGGCTGGAACTACCTCCGTATTTGTTAATGAAGGAGGGCATGGGTTTTATCGCGTCCGTCATCGGAGGCCGCTCTTGCAGAACCTCCTCGATCAGGGTCTCAATCGGCTGGCGGCCATAGAACGGTTCGCCCTGGTTAGTGATACATGGGCTACGACCGTTGCGGGGATGACGCCGCTCTCGGAGTATCTCCAACTCACCGCCCATTTCAAGAATGAACGAGATAAGAATGTATGGGCAGTGTTGCTCGACTCGTTCTCATTCTTGAACAGGACCATCGCACCGGAGGATCGAGCCACGCTCGAAGCCCTGGTGCGTGATCGGGTCAAGCCGGCGGTCACGGATCTCGGATGGGAGCCGCGGCCGGCAGAATCGGATCTCGTTCGGCAATTACGCGGCGACTTGCTTGGTGCCCTTGGAAGGCTCGGCAATGATCCTGGGACACAACACGAGACAACGGAACGCTACCAACGATACCGTACGGATGCGACTACCGTGGATCCGAACATCGTACCTGCTCTCGTGGCCATACTGGCCCATACCGGAGATGAGGCACGTTACGATGAATTCCTAGAGCTCTATCGAACGGCCTCTACCCCTCAGGAAGAACGGCGGTACCTTTTTTCGTTGGCTGCCTTTCAGCCCAAGGAATTACTCAAGCGCACGCTGGCCCGCACGATCAACGGCGAAATCAGAACCCAAGATGCCCCGTTCATCGTCGGAGCCATGCTCATGAGTGTGTATAGCTGTGAGATCACGTGGCATTTTGTAAAAGCCAACTGGGTTCACATGGATCGACTGTTTCCGAAACAGGGCCTCAGACGCATGTGCGGGGCAATCGCCGGTCTCACTACTTCGGACCTCGAACAAGATGTACGCGAATTCTTTACCTCCCGCAAGATCGACCTGGGCGGGAAAACCCTCGACCAGTATTTGGAACAACTTCGTATTGCCGTCTCGTTCCGCGAACGAGAAGGACGTACAATTCGAGCTGCGCTTGCCAGCTCGGTGGGCGCTTGA